The following coding sequences lie in one Rutidosis leptorrhynchoides isolate AG116_Rl617_1_P2 chromosome 4, CSIRO_AGI_Rlap_v1, whole genome shotgun sequence genomic window:
- the LOC139841169 gene encoding 23 kDa jasmonate-induced protein-like — protein sequence MSTPKNVFGEPVTEGSRLERARNALNNPNEGGKHDAALAFIRDAKKESGDGVSTLCIFYNASGVSLLFAQQDSSYGKFYTSVPDRVQNGQWGAFLHTKKSAEASGSVGLVVYRFRLNDADHAKLFFSWETPWGLYKNKAYCDVVDDNANINPSDIYGKMYEKDAKQYSVTKDGMYANAKIEYGTSPLYEAKLTMEDAA from the exons ATGAGTACTCCTAAGAACGTGTTCGGTGAGCCTGTGACGGAAGGATCTCGCCTGGAGAGGGCACGCAACGCTCTAAACAATCCAAATGAAGGTGGCAAGCATGACGCAGCACTTGCTTTTATCAGGGATGCAAAAAAAGAATCTGGTGATGGTGTTTCAACATTATGCATCTTTTATAATGCTTCCGGTGTGTCCTTGCTTTTTGCTCAGCAAGATTCTTCGTATGGAAAATTCTATACTTCGGTTCCGGATAGAGTCCAGAATGGGCAGTGGGGTGCGTTTTTGCATACCAAAAAGTCTGCTGAAGCTTCTGGCTCGGTTGGGTTAGTAGTATATCGTTTCAGGTTAAACGATGCTGATCATGCCAAACTGTTCTTTTCTTGGGAGACCCCTTGGGGCCTATATAAAAATAAA GCCTACTGTGATGTCGTGGATGATAATGCGAATATTAACCCTAGCGATATCTATGGCAAGATGTACGAAAAAGACGCAAAACAATATTCTGTTACGAAGGATGGAATGTATGCGAATGCAAAAATTGAGTACGGCACCTCACCTTTGTATGAAGCGAAACTCACTATGGAAGACGCAGCCTAG